The Raphanus sativus cultivar WK10039 unplaced genomic scaffold, ASM80110v3 Scaffold0585, whole genome shotgun sequence genomic sequence ATGCATGCGTTGCTGTGGTTTCTCTGTGCATAATATTATATAAGATTCCTTCTCGTGTTTTTACCGTCTATTTCGTCTTGCAGATTCAGAGGTCTACTGGTGCTGTGGTGATTACTAGGTTTGTCCATCATTTTTAATccactttgttttttttgtacagTGATTGGATTGATGAATTTCTTCTTGTAGGGGCAAGTATCGTCCTCCAAATGCACTTCCTGATGGCGAAAAGCCCTTATATCTTCACATATCTGCTGCTGCCCATGTATGTTATCCCCTTTTTTCAGCTTAACACAACACTAGTCAAGGAAATTTGAAAGGGCTAGATTTATAAGCTGATCATTTATTGGTAGTATACTGGTGTGTAATGATGGTCGtggtgttttttttcttttcaaaattgatAGATGTCTTGCATTTGATTGGCAAAATAGTATGGCTAATAAAACTCTGTATATACCGTAGTCTGAGAAGCTTTTTTATGACCTCTGAGCTTTGAGAATTTGGCCTGGTTTTTCATGTTTGTTATCATCCACAACTGCAGTTAAAAGAGACTACAGAGCGAGTTTTAGCTGTTGATCGTGCAGCAGCTATGATTGAGGAGATGACGAAACAGAAAACAAACTCACAGGTCGGGTTGGTTGGTTCTCAGACCGTCAAGGTAGATAGTGTGGTGTGACACTTCGTTTTTATACTTACAAAATAAGGGCAGCAATGAACTGAACTATGTTTCTACTCCAGATGCTGAACACATGCGTTTATTTGGGTTTTGAAGCTGACCCTTCATCTAATTTTGCTGCTCGTATTCGTGGTCCTAATGTCAGTCTTCCTTCAGTCTCTTAccctttgttttctcttaaaAGAACTGAATCTACAGTCTGATATAAAATAGTTCAGCACCTTTCCTTATTTTATAACTTAAAACTGTATAAAAGAATCAGTAGAAGTGATGGTCTATTGGTCTAGGTTTTCatctttgttttacttttgcATTATATTTGTTACTTGATGAATTGGAGAGGTTCTAATGTTGAAGCTCTCTCCGACATCTCCGTGCAACCGGGAGAGAACGTTTTTTGTGTTGTTGGTGGTTGGCTTTCCTACATGCAGGATCAGTATATAAATCACATTATGAATGAAACAGGAGCAACCGTCGTACTAAGAGGGCGTGGTTCAGGGAGCCTTGAGAACCAACATAATGAAGGTAACTGTGTTTGCCTTTGTCGCATCTTAAAGGTGTTTATCTATGCAAACATATCTGGGGCACAATTTTTAATGTAATGCAgcttcctgtttttttttaacgcaTTATTGCAGAAGCACAGCAGCCATTGCATCTGTTATTGTCTAGTAGCAATCCGAAGAGCGTTGACGATGCAAAACGTTTAGCTGAGAATCTTATGGATACAATCAGTGTAGAATTCGGGGCTTCAAGGTTCATTTTCTCTTTCAGAATATCTTCAAAAAATTGTCAGAGATAATAAGCTGTTACCCTATTTACATCATCTTTTGTCTTTACAAAACTTTTTAGGGTTTCCTCAAGCAAGGTGTATGGAGCTGTACCACCACCACAGCAACTGCTTGCTGGAGCTCCGAGTCCTGAAAACGCGCAAAAGCCAAATTTGAGTTCAGCATATGGTTTGATGACATCGCTACCTATCATATCAACGCCAAATGCTGTTAATCAGTTTCCAGTTCCTCCAGCAACAACTCTTTATCCTCAGTTTCCAGTGTTGCAGCAGCCTCCAGGGATCTCAAATAGTGGCCATTTGCGACCAAGTCCAGTCAGTTACTTACAACCTGTGGCTGGAGGAACTAGCTATAGTGGGTATGCAGGAATATACCCTCAAGCCACTCCACTGCAACAAGTTGCTCAAGTCCTTAAGCAATCTGTTTCTCCTGTTATCTCCACCGTGCCTCCTACTTTGTTGACAGCTGCGTCCTTATCAAAGCCAAGTGATATTTCAAGTCAGGAAAAGGAAAGGCGTCCTCCCCAAAAGAGAAAGTTTCAGGAGCTACCAGCTGATTGTAAGATCCCACCAAAATCCAAAGAGGTAACATAACTTTTCCTGGAATGGTAATGGTTTTAGGGAGAAACGGATGGGTCGAAACCCATGCTATCTTCCATAACTAAGTTACTTTTCGAGAACTTGTGGTTGTGGGTGTTTGACTACTTGTAAGCAATAAGCATTAGTTAACAGTGAACAGATCAGGTAAGTGTTTTACATGGGAAAATGGTTTAGATATTTTGGGTGGGGTTGAAAAATTGTCTTCTGGTAGTTTAAAGGTTAAGTAGTATGAAGTGTAGCATGTATCATAAGCATGTCATATGCGCACTTATTTATCTGGGAAATACAAGTATTTTTGAATCTGTTTCGCATCATGAAAATTCATGGTTTCTAATGCATTCTTTCAGTTTTGCTGTAATAATTTTACCCTGTACTGACTTTTTCCCTTACTATTCCAGGTAATTTTCTGAACTTCTAAGAAGCTAATTAGCTGATTCTGGACCCGT encodes the following:
- the LOC130494421 gene encoding protein RIK-like isoform X8, with translation MTDNGDSARVPPSDSATANDDASPRTRPRRKRKWDQPAEQLVAAGLVLPPLLPNAFNLLPHPLPKLTIQDELTIAREIVINDAEASLRHKLTKRSTQEDIQRSTGAVVITRGKYRPPNALPDGEKPLYLHISAAAHLKETTERVLAVDRAAAMIEEMTKQKTNSQVGLVGSQTVKMLNTCVYLGFEADPSSNFAARIRGPNDQYINHIMNETGATVVLRGRGSGSLENQHNEEAQQPLHLLLSSSNPKSVDDAKRLAENLMDTISVEFGASRVSSSKVYGAVPPPQQLLAGAPSPENAQKPNLSSAYGLMTSLPIISTPNAVNQFPVPPATTLYPQFPVLQQPPGISNSGHLRPSPVSYLQPVAGGTSYSGYAGIYPQATPLQQVAQVLKQSVSPVISTVPPTLLTAASLSKPSDISSQEKERRPPQKRKFQELPADCKIPPKSKEGILNIGGTMSFLLLAIRIRTFYTFKTSFKSHDMSPLCICSYHLLQQSELAVGGEAAPKNIVEPRSNGVPSLHSSRSLMPPPPPKTIPPPPSRAVSPPSSRTMLPPPPRFTPSKQPQAPRSQDDQISIKKPNPVPDTLIKLMEYGDDEDDDED
- the LOC130494421 gene encoding protein RIK-like isoform X6 gives rise to the protein MTDNGDSARVPPSDSATANDDASPRTRPRRKRKWDQPAEQLVAAGLVLPPLLPNAFNLLPHPLPKLTIQDELTIAREIVINDAEASLRHKLTKRSTQEDIQRSTGAVVITRGKYRPPNALPDGEKPLYLHISAAAHLKETTERVLAVDRAAAMIEEMTKQKTNSQVGLVGSQTVKMLNTCVYLGFEADPSSNFAARIRGPNDQYINHIMNETGATVVLRGRGSGSLENQHNEEAQQPLHLLLSSSNPKSVDDAKRLAENLMDTISVEFGASRVSSSKVYGAVPPPQQLLAGAPSPENAQKPNLSSAYGLMTSLPIISTPNAVNQFPVPPATTLYPQFPVLQQPPGISNSGHLRPSPVSYLQPVAGGTSYSGYAGIYPQATPLQQVAQVLKQSVSPVISTVPPTLLTAASLSKPSDISSQEKERRPPQKRKFQELPADCKIPPKSKEGILNIGGTMSFLLLAIRIRTFYTFKTSFKSHDMSPLFRVSSGR
- the LOC130494421 gene encoding protein RIK-like isoform X3, giving the protein MTDNGDSARVPPSDSATANDDASPRTRPRRKRKWDQPAEQLVAAGLVLPPLLPNAFNLLPHPLPKLTIQDELTIAREIVINDAEASLRHKLTKRSTQEDIQRSTGAVVITRGKYRPPNALPDGEKPLYLHISAAAHLKETTERVLAVDRAAAMIEEMTKQKTNSQVGLVGSQTVKMLNTCVYLGFEADPSSNFAARIRGPNDQYINHIMNETGATVVLRGRGSGSLENQHNEEAQQPLHLLLSSSNPKSVDDAKRLAENLMDTISVEFGASRVSSSKVYGAVPPPQQLLAGAPSPENAQKPNLSSAYGLMTSLPIISTPNAVNQFPVPPATTLYPQFPVLQQPPGISNSGHLRPSPVSYLQPVAGGTSYSGYAGIYPQATPLQQVAQVLKQSVSPVISTVPPTLLTAASLSKPSDISSQEKERRPPQKRKFQELPADCKIPPKSKEGILNIGGTMSFLLLAIRIRTFYTFKTSFKSHDMSPLCMMMCRPFLHNPISQS
- the LOC130494421 gene encoding protein RIK-like isoform X4, coding for MTDNGDSARVPPSDSATANDDASPRTRPRRKRKWDQPAEQLVAAGLVLPPLLPNAFNLLPHPLPKLTIQDELTIAREIVINDAEASLRHKLTKRSTQEDIQRSTGAVVITRGKYRPPNALPDGEKPLYLHISAAAHLKETTERVLAVDRAAAMIEEMTKQKTNSQVGLVGSQTVKMLNTCVYLGFEADPSSNFAARIRGPNDQYINHIMNETGATVVLRGRGSGSLENQHNEEAQQPLHLLLSSSNPKSVDDAKRLAENLMDTISVEFGASRVSSSKVYGAVPPPQQLLAGAPSPENAQKPNLSSAYGLMTSLPIISTPNAVNQFPVPPATTLYPQFPVLQQPPGISNSGHLRPSPVSYLQPVAGGTSYSGYAGIYPQATPLQQVAQVLKQSVSPVISTVPPTLLTAASLSKPSDISSQEKERRPPQKRKFQELPADCKIPPKSKEGILNIGGTMSFLLLAIRIRTFYTFKTSFKSHDMSPLCMMMCRPFLHNPIQS
- the LOC130494421 gene encoding protein RIK-like isoform X7, translating into MTDNGDSARVPPSDSATANDDASPRTRPRRKRKWDQPAEQLVAAGLVLPPLLPNAFNLLPHPLPKLTIQDELTIAREIVINDAEASLRHKLTKRSTQEDIQRSTGAVVITRGKYRPPNALPDGEKPLYLHISAAAHLKETTERVLAVDRAAAMIEEMTKQKTNSQVGLVGSQTVKMLNTCVYLGFEADPSSNFAARIRGPNDQYINHIMNETGATVVLRGRGSGSLENQHNEEAQQPLHLLLSSSNPKSVDDAKRLAENLMDTISVEFGASRVSSSKVYGAVPPPQQLLAGAPSPENAQKPNLSSAYGLMTSLPIISTPNAVNQFPVPPATTLYPQFPVLQQPPGISNSGHLRPSPVSYLQPVAGGTSYSGYAGIYPQATPLQQVAQVLKQSVSPVISTVPPTLLTAASLSKPSDISSQEKERRPPQKRKFQELPADCKIPPKSKEVIF
- the LOC130494421 gene encoding protein RIK-like isoform X1 — translated: MTDNGDSARVPPSDSATANDDASPRTRPRRKRKWDQPAEQLVAAGLVLPPLLPNAFNLLPHPLPKLTIQDELTIAREIVINDAEASLRHKLTKRSTQEDIQRSTGAVVITRGKYRPPNALPDGEKPLYLHISAAAHLKETTERVLAVDRAAAMIEEMTKQKTNSQVGLVGSQTVKMLNTCVYLGFEADPSSNFAARIRGPNDQYINHIMNETGATVVLRGRGSGSLENQHNEEAQQPLHLLLSSSNPKSVDDAKRLAENLMDTISVEFGASRVSSSKVYGAVPPPQQLLAGAPSPENAQKPNLSSAYGLMTSLPIISTPNAVNQFPVPPATTLYPQFPVLQQPPGISNSGHLRPSPVSYLQPVAGGTSYSGYAGIYPQATPLQQVAQVLKQSVSPVISTVPPTLLTAASLSKPSDISSQEKERRPPQKRKFQELPADCKIPPKSKEQSELAVGGEAAPKNIVEPRSNGVPSLHSSRSLMPPPPPKTIPPPPSRAVSPPSSRTMLPPPPRFTPSKQPQAPRSQDDQISIKKPNPVPDTLIKLMEYGDDEDDDED
- the LOC130494421 gene encoding protein RIK-like isoform X2, which translates into the protein MTDNGDSARVPPSDSATANDDASPRTRPRRKRKWDQPAEQLVAAGLVLPPLLPNAFNLLPHPLPKLTIQDELTIAREIVINDAEASLRHKLTKRSTQEDIQRSTGAVVITRGKYRPPNALPDGEKPLYLHISAAAHLKETTERVLAVDRAAAMIEEMTKQKTNSQVGLVGSQTVKMLNTCVYLGFEADPSSNFAARIRGPNDQYINHIMNETGATVVLRGRGSGSLENQHNEEAQQPLHLLLSSSNPKSVDDAKRLAENLMDTISVEFGASRVSSSKVYGAVPPPQQLLAGAPSPENAQKPNLSSAYGLMTSLPIISTPNAVNQFPVPPATTLYPQFPVLQQPPGISNSGHLRPSPVSYLQPVAGGTSYSGYAGIYPQATPLQQVAQVLKQSVSPVISTVPPTLLTAASLSKPSDISSQEKERRPPQKRKFQELPADCKIPPKSKESELAVGGEAAPKNIVEPRSNGVPSLHSSRSLMPPPPPKTIPPPPSRAVSPPSSRTMLPPPPRFTPSKQPQAPRSQDDQISIKKPNPVPDTLIKLMEYGDDEDDDED
- the LOC130494421 gene encoding protein RIK-like isoform X5, yielding MTDNGDSARVPPSDSATANDDASPRTRPRRKRKWDQPAEQLVAAGLVLPPLLPNAFNLLPHPLPKLTIQDELTIAREIVINDAEASLRHKLTKRSTQEDIQRSTGAVVITRGKYRPPNALPDGEKPLYLHISAAAHLKETTERVLAVDRAAAMIEEMTKQKTNSQVGLVGSQTVKMLNTCVYLGFEADPSSNFAARIRGPNDQYINHIMNETGATVVLRGRGSGSLENQHNEEAQQPLHLLLSSSNPKSVDDAKRLAENLMDTISVEFGASRVSSSKVYGAVPPPQQLLAGAPSPENAQKPNLSSAYGLMTSLPIISTPNAVNQFPVPPATTLYPQFPVLQQPPGISNSGHLRPSPVSYLQPVAGGTSYSGYAGIYPQATPLQQVAQVLKQSVSPVISTVPPTLLTAASLSKPSDISSQEKERRPPQKRKFQELPADCKIPPKSKEGILNIGGTMSFLLLAIRIRTFYTFKTSFKSHDMSPLSVRVSSGR